The Elaeis guineensis isolate ETL-2024a chromosome 3, EG11, whole genome shotgun sequence region gtttaattagaactcgaaatttatttttcaacAGAAAAGGATGCAATATTCAAGAACTGAAATGCAATATTTTGACTGTTAAATGAAGGaatcaatctttttttctttttttggtgcaCTCCTGTAATGGATAAACTTTGTTGGCTTAGAACTGAAATGCAATATTTTGACTGATAAATGAAGGAAtcaacatttttttctttttttggtgcaCTCCTGTAATGGATAAACTTTGTTGGCTATAAATGTAGTGTCTTGTATGCAAGTAAACATACAGGAATCTAGTTGGTGAGCTTATTGCAAACCAGTAGTATCGCCTCGGTcatgattatcattattatcgtcatcatcatcattaaCTATGTACAATTTTGATTCTTAATGAACACATCTGTATAGATTGTCCCTTGTCTGGATCATCTGTCAGTCCTGTAGTTGGGGTGGCTGTGCCCCAGGCTGTAGACCGCATATTTTTTTTGTGGTTGCGATTGGTGATATTAAATCTTGATTTGCAGCTGACTACAAGTAGATACCAACTCCTATCAGCTTCAGGACTGCTTTGTTCTAGACGCCCGAACATAAATTTTTGATGTGTTGAAGTCTTgataagaaatatcattttcatatTCTTATATCAGGGAAGCTCTTGAGCGCTATTAAAGTTTTTAAATTTTCTTGGGTTTCAAATGGGAAACTTCTGAACTAAAATTGTATAAGATAATTATTATAACTGTGTATATCAAGTACAGGAAGTTGACAAGATTCAGGGGATTgatttttgaatagtttaatcaTGAAATCATGATAACATGATATACTTATTATCATAATATTTGTTTTATTTAGTTTTTAAATAGAAAGGTATTTAATTTATATtcaaattattgaataattctaATGTGTTGattatttttgtaaaattttgaaaaaaaaaattgacggaTATTAGGAGAAGATGGACAGGATTCCTTGCTCCCCACTTTTCCAATATTCTCCTAGCAGCGAAGGCTTCAACCCGGTCTAGGCTTTAGAAATCCAGCTGCACTCACCATCCGGCTCCAACCACACCAACCACTTTCTAGCCTACTGccgggttcgggttgtatctttcgtgcgAAAGAGTGAGGGATCTTCTTTCACAACATCAACTGTTGGATCGGGTCACGCACAGATCTCAAATCAATCTTAAACTTGCCGCACACATTGTGAAGCGGCTATTGCGATATCCCACGGTGGATTCGTGCGAAGGAAGGTGAATCTTCTTTCGCTCGAAAGATACAACCCCTGGCCTGGCTTGCCTtacaaatcataaataaataaagaagacCATGGAAAGGGCCCTTCTTTTCTCATTTTCTTGCAAAGCCACTCTTCGTCAAAGCCACCAACATCACCACTACAGGTGACGGACTTGAAGTCTGCAGAGATGGCGGGTAGAGCCAGCGGCGGCGGAGGAGGCTGGGGTCCAGGCCAGAACCCCGGCGGATGGGACTTCCGATGGGGATCGGGCCATGTTGGAGGCGGTGGCGGCGGCCGAGGAGGAGGGGGATGGGACTACTGCTGGGGCTTCGGCTCCGCACCCCGGGGCGACGCTGGTTTTGGCTTCGGAGCCGGCTCCGCCGGACGATCCGGGAACGGCGCCTACGGATTCGGCTGGAGCGCTAACTCCGTTAACGGCCGCGGTGGTGGTGGTGGGGGTGGCGGCGGAGGCGGAAATGGGGGCTTTGGGTTTGCTTTCGGCAGAGGCGGTGGAGGAGGCGGAGGTGGTGGTTGGAACGGCGAGGCGTATGGATTTGGGGGTCGCGGTGGCGGAGCGGTCTTCCCCAATCCGCCGCCGCCACCGCCCCGCGGCGGCGGCGGAGCGTAACGAGAGGGAAATTTGAAAAGGAGACGGATCCACGATGATGGTTATGTATGTTGTTATGTATGATAATAAATAAGTGGAACGTATATTTATAATAAAGGGATCTTTATACAAACAAttagctcctctctctctctctgttttttttttctgttgtgtTAATGTTTTTATTCGATAATCTTGAAGTGTTATCATGTGCTTGTCTAGTATGGTCTTGCTTCACTCTATAGTCTGACCATTAGTTTTGCTGAATGTATTCTGATGAATTCCTCCACCACCGTCATCAAATCTGATACTGAAGTCCTTAACCATGTAATAAAATGAAGTTTTTTGTTTTCCCTCTTTCCATAATACGGTTGGACAAAATTATTTGGTCTCTGTTGTTTCTTTATGTTTATTGAAATATTCTAGGAAAATTTCGGTATCATATTCATTGTACCTGCATGTTTCGGACTCCAGCCCAGAGTTTAAGCTTCGAGGCAAATGTATCTGATTGTTGTTATTTTGTTGGCAAACCAAGTTCACTCAAGATTCTGTCTCACGCATTAAAAAAGAGAACAACTTAGAACCGAGAGGATAGGGGCGGTGTCTCTTCTTCTCCAGCTCCCCTTCCCCGGCCGATCTCGTCGGATCCGGCGGGGTTTCAAATTTTAAGTCTGGTCACTTGCTGGTACAATGCGAAAAGCAATACTAGAGCTCTAGAATAAATCCGTGGATTCTACCTTCATCAGCAAGCTAGTTGGCAGCTTTTGTTGA contains the following coding sequences:
- the LOC109505590 gene encoding uncharacterized protein, encoding MAGRASGGGGGWGPGQNPGGWDFRWGSGHVGGGGGGRGGGGWDYCWGFGSAPRGDAGFGFGAGSAGRSGNGAYGFGWSANSVNGRGGGGGGGGGGGNGGFGFAFGRGGGGGGGGGWNGEAYGFGGRGGGAVFPNPPPPPPRGGGGA